One Ricinus communis isolate WT05 ecotype wild-type chromosome 7, ASM1957865v1, whole genome shotgun sequence genomic region harbors:
- the LOC8260994 gene encoding fasciclin-like arabinogalactan protein 2: protein MSQPRPSLTTALLLTLSLLLLTSTTSNAHNITRILAKHPSFSTFNHYLTVTHLAAEINRRQTITVLALDNAAMSSLLSKGLSVYTLRNVLSLHVLVDYFGAKKLHQITDGSTLTSSMFQATGAAAGTSGYVNITDLKGGKVAFGAEDNDGKLDAMYVKSLEEIPYNISILQISEALNSAEAEAPTAAPSLNLTEIMSKQGCKAFTDLLKASGAQSTFEETVDGGLTVFCPTDPIIKGFMPKYKNLTAAQKVSLLLYHGVPVYQSLQMLKSNNGIMNTLATDGANKYDFTVQDDGEDIKLETKVVTATITGTVKDEEPLVVYKIDKVLLPRELFKGAPEPESAPAPKSAKKKTTKKGKEEADAPEADAPTDDYSEDATADDDNNGVSKMEGGRLVMALMSLCLGVVLFI from the exons ATGTCACAGCCGCGGCCGTCACTGACCACAGCTCTCCTCCTCAccctctctctcctcctcctTACCTCCACCACCTCTAACGCCCACAACATCACACGCATACTCGCCAAACACCCTTCCTTCTCCACCTTCAACCACTATCTCACAGTCACTCATCTCGCTGCAGAAATCAACCGTCGCCAAACTATTACTGTGCTCGCCCTTGACAATGCTGCCATGTCGTCCTTGTTATCTAAAGGACTCTCTGTTTACACTTTAAGAAACGTGCTTTCTCTTCATGTTCTCGTTGATTACTTCGGCGCCAAGAAACTTCACCAGATTACTGATGGTAGTACCTTGACTTCTTCCATGTTTCAAGCTACTGGTGCTGCTGCTGGCACTTCTGGTTACGTCAATATTACTGATCTTAAAGGCGGTAAAGTCGCGTTTGGTGCTGAAGATAATGATGGCAAACTCGATGCTATGTATGTTAaatcacttgaagaaattccATATAACATTTCCATTTTGCAAATCAGTgag GCTCTGAATTCAGCTGAAGCTGAAGCACCGACAGCGGCGCCATCGTTAAATCTGACGGAAATCATGTCGAAGCAAGGCTGCAAAGCCTTCACAGATTTGTTGAAAGCGTCAGGAGCTCAATCTACATTTGAAGAAACTGTTGACGGAGGGCTAACGGTGTTTTGCCCCACCGACCCTATCATTAAGGGCTTTATGCCAAAGTACAAGAACTTAACGGCTGCACAAAAAGTTTCGTTACTGTTATATCACGGAGTTCCTGTGTACCAGTCGTTACAGATGTTGAAATCAAATAACGGAATCATGAACACGTTAGCTACAGACGGTGCTAATAAGTATGATTTCACGGTGCAAGATGACGGCGAGGATATAAAGCTGGAAACTAAAGTTGTGACGGCAACGATAACGGGGACAGTAAAAGATGAGGAGCCATTGGTTGTTTATAAGATTGATAAAGTATTGTTGCCTAGGGAATTGTTCAAGGGGGCACCGGAGCCGGAGTCGGCACCGGCACCAAAGTCAGCGAAGAAGAAGACGACCAAAAAGGGAAAGGAGGAGGCGGACGCACCAGAAGCTGATGCACCGACAGATGATTATTCGGAGGATGCAACGGCGGATGATGATAACAACGGAGTCAGTAAAATGGAGGGTGGGAGATTAGTTATGGCGTTGATGAGCTTGTGTTTAGGAGtggtattatttatttaa
- the LOC8260995 gene encoding LOW QUALITY PROTEIN: glucose-6-phosphate 1-dehydrogenase, chloroplastic (The sequence of the model RefSeq protein was modified relative to this genomic sequence to represent the inferred CDS: inserted 1 base in 1 codon): MAIRINSCSSSSSSAFSAIYSASLEAIPARVCFSSWNSKNYSKIQQNRHFQIKASNVQPLNAASLRAGVCASSPAIEDVETPAKXLLETEKSKSADLSIIVVGASGELARNKIFPALFALFCGNRLPKNITIFGYARSTMTNEELRNLISTSLTCRIDNSENCEEKMDQFLQRCFYHSGQYSSEEHFLELDQKIKEKESGRQSNRLFYLAIPPSMFIDVVRCAQRRASSEDGWTRVIVEKPFGRDVDSSREMTRCLKQYLTEDQIFRIDHHMGEELVDNLLVLRFSNLIFQPLWSRNYIRNVQFIFSEDSGTERRGRYFDNYGIIRDIMQNHLLQILALFAMETPVSLDAEDIRNEKVKVLRSLRPVQLEDVVVGQYKGGQGIGNAINLAYIDDPTVSKNSLTPTFAAATLFIDNARWDGVPFLMVAGKALQSTQAEIRVQFRHVPGNLYDRNFGTDLDKTTNELVLRVQPDEAIYLKINSKVPGLGMRLDLSDLNLLYKSRYPKEIPDTYERLLLDAIEGEPRLFLRSDELDAAWRVFRPLLKELEEKKIAPELYSYGSNGPVGVHYLAAKHSIRWGEFGDDS; encoded by the exons ATGGCTATTCGTATAAATTCCtgttcttcttcctcctcgAGTGCCTTTTCTGCAATATATTCTGCTAGTCTTGAGGCAATTCCTGCAAGAGTTTGCTTCTCCTCCTGGAATTCTAAGAATTACTCAAAAATTCAACAAAACAGGCATTTTCAGATAAAAGCATCAAATGTTCAGCCATTAAATGCTGCATCTTTGCGAGCCG GTGTATGCGCAAGTTCTCCGGCCATAGAAGATGTCGAAACTCCAGCTA AACTTTTAGAAACAGAAAAATCAAAGTCTGCTGATCTCAGTATTATTGTTGTTGGAGCATCAGGGGAGCTTGCCAGGAACAAGATCTTTCCAGCTCTGTTTGCTCTTTTCTGCGGAAATCGCCTACCTAAG AATATCACAATTTTCGGCTATGCAAGGAGTACAATGACCAATGAGGAGCTGAGGAACTTGATTAGCACGAGTTTGACTTGTAGAATAGACAATAG CGAAAACTGTGAAGAAAAGATGGATCAATTTCTACAGAGATGTTTTTACCATTCGGGTCAGTACAGTTCTGAGGAGCACTTTTTGGAGTTAGACCAGAAGATCAAAGAGAAAGAG TCAGGAAGACAGTCCAATAGGTTGTTTTACTTAGCAATACCTCCAAGTATGTTTATTGATGTGGTGAGATGTGCCCAACGCCGAGCTTCTTCAGAGGATGGATGGACAAGAGTCATTGTTGAGAAACCTTTTGGTAGAGATGTAGACTCGTCAAGGGAGATGACAAGATGCTTAAAGCAATATCTGACTGAGGACCAAATCTTCAG AATTGATCATCACATGGGCGAGGAGCTCGTGGACAATCTGTTAGTGCTTCGCTTCTCTAACCTTATTTTCCAGCCTTTGTGGTCCCGGAACTACATTCGCAATGTTCAGTTTATATTTTCGGAAGATTCTGGGACAGAGAGAAGAGGCAG ATACTTTGATAACTATGGAATCATCCGGGATATTATGCAAAATCATCTCCTGCAAATACTAGCACTATTCGCAATGGAGACGCCTGTCAGTTTAGATGCAGAGGACATCAGGAATGAGAAG GTCAAGGTTTTGCGCTCATTGAGACCTGTTCAGCTAGAAGATGTAGTCGTTGGTCAGTATAAGGGCGGCCAAGGCATAGGAAATGCAATAAATCTTGCATATATTGATGATCCAACTGTGTCAAAGAATAGCCTGACACCAACTTTTGCTGCTGCAACACTCTTCATTGATAATGCTCGTTGGGATGGAGTTCCTTTCTTGATGGTTGCAGGCAAGGCCCTTCAATCAACGCA AGCGGAGATCAGAGTTCAATTCAGACATGTGCCCGGAAACTTGTACGACCGGAACTTCGGAACCGATTTAGATAAGACCACGAATGAGCTTGTGCTTCGAGTACAACCTGATGAAGCCATTTACCTGAAGATCAACAGCAAGGTTCCAGGCCTTGGAATGAGATTAGATTTAAGTGACCTGAATTTGCTATACAAATCAAG GTATCCGAAAGAGATTCCTGATACATACGAAAGGCTACTATTAGATGCTATAGAAGGAGAGCCAAGGCTGTTTCTAAGGAGTGATGAGCTTGATGCAGCTTGGAGAGTATTCAGACCATTACTGAAAGAattagaagagaaaaaaattgcGCCAGAGCTCTACTCATATGGCAGTAATGGTCCAGTTGGTGTGCACTATCTTGCAGCTAAGCATAGTATTCGCTGGGGCGAATTCGGCGATGACTCTTGA
- the LOC8260996 gene encoding probable terpene synthase 12: protein MAINLFKVSNFYTMRSYVSPHVPVPNVNLQSVSCSAKAELPHLRPVIKRRSANYPPTIWTYNFVQSLNNHNADVLYKEKARKLEEEVRRLINNESQEMLTTLELIDGIQRLGLAYLFEKDTKGALDRFVSMGGCHVLPRKSLHAIALSFRLLRQHGYEVYQDDFKDFMDQKGELLKCFKKDVQGILSFYEASFCNLEGEDLLEKAKTETKVYLNDLQRNSKSDTVESISHALELPLCRRMVMLEARWYIEAYNKREDSNYTLLELAKLNFNMAQSILQRDLKDMSRWWNNLGLANKLSFSRDRLMECFFWTIGMAFEPQFSSCRKGLTKVTSLITTIDDVYDVYGTLDELEVFTDAVERWDVNAVRDLPNCMQLSFLALYNTINEMAYETLKEQGEHIIPYLTKAWADLCKAFLQEARWSHSKCIPSFDDYVENGWRSASGNVILVHAYFLLGHNSKQALDSLLNYHDILRWPSVVFRLCNDLATSSDELNRGETANSISCYMFENRVSEEQAREQINKLIDKAWTKMNEYHIGATHFGEPFIEAAINVARIPQCIYRHGDDHGAPDSRSKERVWSLIIESISLVDS from the exons ATGGCAATCAATCTCTTCAAAGTGTCCAATTTTTACACCATGAGATCTTATGTCTCTCCACATGTACCAGTTCCTAACGTTAACTTGCAATCAGTCAGTTGTTCAGCCAAGGCAGAGCTTCCTCATTTACGACCTGTAATTAAGAGACGCTCTGCCAATTACCCACCAACCATTTGGACTTACAATTTTGTGCAGTCCTTAAACAATCATAATGCA GATGTATTGTACAAAGAAAAGGCAAGGAAGCTAGAGGAGGAAGTAAGACGTTtgattaataatgaaagtCAGGAGATGTTAACAACACTTGAATTGATTGACGGCATCCAAAGGTTAGGTTTGGCTTACCTTTTTGAGAAGGACACAAAGGGAGCTCTTGACAGATTTGTTTCTATGGGAGGATGTCATGTACTACCCAGAAAATCTCTTCATGCTATTGCTCTTAGCTTCAGGCTCCTTAGGCAACATGGTTATGAGGTGTACCAAG ATGACTTTAAGGATTTTATGGATCAAAAGGGTGAACTTTTAAAATGCTTCAAGAAGGATGTGCAAGGAATATTGAGTTTCTATGAAGCTTCATTTTGTAACTTAGAAGGAGAAGATCTTTTGGAAAAGGCAAAGACAGAGACAAAAGTGTATCTAAATGATCTGCAGAGAAACTCCAAATCAGATACTGTAGAAAGTATTAGCCATGCGTTGGAGCTTCCCCTGTGTAGGAGAATGGTTATGTTGGAAGCACGATGGTATATTGAAGCATACAACAAAAGAGAGGATTCAAATTATACCCTGCTTGAACTTGCTAAGCTGAATTTTAACATGGCGCAATCTATACTCCAAAGAGACCTCAAAGACATGTCGAG ATGGTGGAACAATTTGGGTTTGGCAAACAAGCTGAGCTTCAGCAGAGACAGATTGATGGAATGCTTCTTCTGGACAATTGGAATGGCCTTTGAGCCTCAATTTAGTTCCTGCCGGAAAGGGCTAACAAAAGTCACTTCACTAATTACCACCATTGATGATGTGTACGATGTATATGGTACTCTTGATGAACTGGAGGTGTTTACAGATGCTGTTGAAAG aTGGGATGTCAATGCAGTGAGAGATCTACCAAACTGTATGCAATTATCATTTCTTGCTTTATATAACACTATCAATGAAATGGCTTATGAAACTCTCAAGGAACAAGGAGAACACATCATTCCTTACCTGACAAAAGCA TGGGCTGATTTATGCAAAGCATTCTTACAAGAAGCGAGGTGGAGCCACAGTAAATGCATACCGTCATTCGATGACTATGTCGAAAATGGGTGGCGATCTGCATCAGGAAATGTTATACTCGTCCATGCATATTTCTTACTAGGCCACAACTCAAAGCAGGCACTTGATTCTTTACTAAACTACCATGATATTTTGCGATGGCCATCTGTTGTTTTTCGACTTTGCAATGATTTGGCTACTTCATCG GATGAGTTAAATAGAGGAGAAACTGCAAATTCAATATCTTGCTACATGTTTGAAAATAGAGTTTCAGAGGAGCAAGCTCGTGAAcagataaataaattgatagaCAAAGCTTGGACAAAGATGAATGAATATCATATTGGAGCTACTCATTTTGGAGAACCTTTTATAGAAGCAGCAATTAATGTTGCTAGGATTCCCCAATGCATTTACCGGCATGGAGATGACCATGGAGCTCCTGATAGTAGATCAAAGGAAAGAGTTTGGTCATTGATAATTGAGTCCATTTCGCTTGTTGATAGCTGa